A segment of the Aridibaculum aurantiacum genome:
AAGTGATTATACTGCTGCCATTTTTGCTAACCTTTTAAATGCTGAAAACCTGACTATCTGGAAAGATGTGGCTGGGGTAATGAGTGCAGATCCGAAAGAATTTCCCGAGGCTAGTTTTTTAGCCGAACTAAATTTCAATGAAACCATTGAAATGGCTTTTTATGGCGCACAGGTGATCCACCCAAAAACCATAAAGCCGCTACAGAACAAGAACATTCCGCTGCATGTCCGCTCGTTTATCAATCCATTAGAAGCAGGCACTACAGTAAGTGGTAAGGCTGTAAAAGGTCTTCCGCCGGTTATTGTGGTAAAAAAGAACCAGGCAATTCTTCACCTGCACAGCCAGGATTTTTCTTTCGTTGGCGAACAACCTATGAGCCTGCTTTACAAAATCTTTGGTGAAGTAAAAGTGCGGCCGAACCTGATCCAGACAGGTGCTATTAACGTTTTGTTATGTGTAGATGATCATGAAGAAAAGATCAGCAACCTGGCCGCCGCTGCCAGCGAATGTTTTGATGTGCAGGTTGAAAAAGGCTTGTCACTGCTTACCATCCGCCACTATACGCCAGAAGTTTTAGATAGCATGACAGCTAACGCTGATATTGTTCTTATTCAAAAAACCCAGGAAACAGTGCAGGTACTTTATCGCTAATTAACTACGTCCAACAATTTTTTCCAGCATCCTTTTCTGCTCAGTAGTAGGATTATCAACAGGGCCAACATAGTCCTGTTCGTTCTTGTAACCTTTGTACAGGTCGCCTTTCAATTCTGTCTCTACACCATTTCTTATAACCGTAAGCGTAAGCGTTGGTATGGTACTATTGGAACGGAAGTATTTCTCCCACACCTCTTCCAGGTTTTTTTCCGTTACCTCTATTCCATTTATTTTATAGAAAACATCATTGTTCTTGATAGCAAGCGCATTCTCTCCGCTACCGGTAGTAAATAAAAATTTATTATTTACATCATCATACTTCAGGCCTAGTTGGGTGGAGATAAAATATCCATTCACCTGCTTTTCTTGCGCAAATTCATAGCCCATCTTGTCCATGTATTCGTTTATCGGCAATGGCTTTGCACCTTCTATATAATCTGCAATAAAACCACGCACAGCAGGATGAGAGGCAGCAATGAAATCATCAAAAAAGGTTTCATCATCAAAAGGCTTTTCAGGGCCGAACTTTTTTGATAAAGAAAGCACCACATCCTTTAGGTCCTTCTTGTGATCTGTCTTTTCACGAATAAAAAGATCAAGTGCTAAACCAAGTAATGCGCCTTTGTTGTATACACTTTCATACTTCGACTTGTACTGGTCTGTCAGCACGTTCTTGCTCATCTCAGTCATCGAAAAATCCCAATGCTCCTTAGCCTGGCCAATTTTGCTGCGCATGTTCTTAAAGAATTCTTCTTCCGAGATGATTCCATGCTGCAACTGAACCAGGTGTGCAAAATATTCAGTAACACCCTCGTATAACCAAAGGTGCTTCGACATCTTTGGATTTACATAATCAAAATCATGGATCTCTTTGCTGTGCAGGTTCAGCGGTGTAAGTATGTGTAGAAACTCATGGCTGGAAACCTCGTTTACCAGCGACTTCAATTGGCTTTCCAGCGGAACTTCAGGTAAATAGTAAAGCGAAGAATAGTTGTGCTCCAGTGCGCCATATCCGCCACCATTGTTCTTGCGCGCCATAGACGTAGCCGGGTCATCAAAGTAATAAAGGAACTGGTAAGAAGCAACGGGTAAGCCATTGAAAAATTTAGCCAAAGCACTGGCCATTGGTTTTAGCCAACCTGCTATTTGCTCACTTTTTACTTTACCTGTAGCAGAATACACACTGATGTTGATTTTTGTGGTACCAGCAAGAAAAGATGTTGTATCAGGCTTGGCATAAACAATCGGGTTGTCAGCCAGGAAAACATAATCCTTTGCATACAAAACATCTTTGGTTGGTGTTCTGTCAACCTTCATGTTGGTGGCACCATACATATCCTCTGGCTTATTTATCACCAGCTTTATAGGCAGCATTTTGTAACCTTCCAGGTAACCAAAGAAGGCATGATTATTCAGCACGAAATTTTTACCTGCTTCTATATTGGTACCACCCGGCTGGAAAACAAAGTTTGGATGCATTTCATCCCAGGTATCATCTACTTTATAAGTGATCTTTTTTAGCTCATTGGCTGAAGCGATCTCATATTGGTTGGGGTTCAGCTTTTTTACTTTTAGCTTTTTCCCAGCATTATCGTATGCTGTAAACTCGGTGATAAAACGACCAAAATCTTTTTGAGAATAGGAACCCGGAATAGCCTTGGGAAATGAATAGATGATCGTTTTTTCTTTGACTGGTGGCGTGTGAAGTTCGATTGCCACCTGGTCTTTTTTTACGTTCACCAGGTCGGCGTGATAGGTATATTCGTTTTGTGCACTTGCAAAAACAGGAAAAAAAATAAAAGCCGCCAGCTTCAGAAAATCTTTCATAAGGCATTATATGAAAGCAGAGAACACGCTGGTTCTCTGCTTGATGTTATTTTCAATAAATATAGATACAATCAACATTCGACGACCATATCCCTTCCTGAAATTATTTTGACGGTTACATCACCAGGTAATCACCGTTTTTGTTGATACAGATCAATGGCAGTTTCTTGTTCTCTTCAAAATAATCGAAGACTTCTTTGATCTTGATAGCAAATTTCTGAAGGTCCTTATCGTCCTTGGTCGCCTTAGCCAGGTACTCCAGGCTTTTTTTATTGTTGTATCGGATCGGGAAAATATGTACCGGAATAAAATCCTGTCCATGTGTTTTGGCATGAGCGGCCAGTACATACAATTCCTCTATCTGCGGGTTCTGTATAGGAATACATCCTACAGTGATACAATTACCGTGTATGTATATTTCTCCACCGGGTCTGGCTGAGTCGCTCAGTACGCGATCTGACGGATTAGGATAATTGATACCTAATGAAAGATGGTAATTGCTTTTGGGATTGAACTCGTTGATATAGTAAAACCCTTCAGGCACCTGGTAGTCACCTTCCATACGCTTAGGTCCCATTCCACCAGCCAATGCGCAAACTTTATAAGTCTTGAAAAGCTTGAATGGCTCGTCGCTTGCATTACGCACCCACACTTCCAACTGGCTATCGTATTTAAAACTGCGGATGTACATCTGCTTTGCCGGCCATCTAAGGCCTTGCGCTGCAAATTCATTTTTCAGCATTTCTTCCTTACCACGCAATGCCGAAGCTACACGCGGGTAAGTTCTTTGAAAATCTATGAATGAAGGCTGTGCATGCGCAACAAAACCAGCAACAAGGAAAATGACCAGGAGGCGAAATTCTTTCATGGTAACCAAAACTAATTGATACGTTTTCTACACGTAAAAATTTATAGTTAAAGTATAATTGCTGTGGATTAAATTGTAGTTAAGGCTACAGATTTCCACGAGCATCCTGTTCTCTTTCCAGGGCTTCAAACAATGCTTTGAAATTTCCTTTACCAAAACTCTTTGCGCCCTTTCTTTGAATGATCTCGAAGAACAACGTTGGCCTGTCTTCTACAGGTTTAGTAAATATCTGCAACAAGTATCCTTCATCGTCGCGATCAATAAGTATCCCCAGGTTCTGAAGAGGCTGCAGATCTTCGTCTATCTTACCCACACGATCCAATACTGTTTGATAATAAGATTCAGGAATTGACAAAAATTCCACTCCTCTACGTTGTAGTTCACTTACTGTTTCTATAATATTATTGGTGGCAATAGCTACGTGTTGTACACCTTCGCCATTGTAAAAGTCCAAGTATTCTTCTACCTGCGACTTCTTTTTACCTTCCGCTGGTTCATTGATTGGAAACTTGACAAAGCCATTTCCATTGCTCATAACCTTACTCATCAGGGCAGAATATTCAGTAGAAATATCATTGTCATCGAAAGTAAGGATGTTGCGGAAGCCCATTACATCTTCATAGAACTTCACCCAGGGATTCATCTGGTTCCAGCCAACATTGCCTACGCAATGATCTACATATAAAAGACCTGTTTCAGTTGGATTATAGCTACTCTCCCATTTGCGGTAGCCAGGCATAAATACGCCATTGTAGTTTTTGCGCTCTACAAATAGGTGAACAGTGTCGCCATAGGTGTGAATGCCACTTAATACAACTTCACCATTGTCATCAGAAAGTTTAGTTGGCTCTAAATAAGGTTTACCACCACGCTTTGTGGTTTGCTCATAAGCATCGGTAGCATCATCCACTCTTAGAGCCAGCACTTTTACTCCGTCTCCATGTTTATAGATATGATCTGCAATAGGATTGTTGGGACGAAGCGGAGTAGTAAGCACAAACGTCAGCTTGTTCTGGCGAATTACATAACTAGCCTTGTCCTTTACGCCTGTTTCAGGGCCGGCATAGGCGAGGCTTTGGAAACCAAAAGCTGTTTTATAAAAATGAGCTGCCTGCTTGGCGTTGCCTACATAAAACTCTACATAATCGGTGCCTTGCAGCGGAAGAAAATCAGTTTGTGTATCAGCGGAAATATTAGTAGCAATTAGCGTATCCATATTGATAAGTTTTAGGAAGTAAAGAAGAAGAGCCTGGAAGCTCAAAATAAGTAGGTACTAAGAAAGGCCGCTCAGCGAATCCATAGCTAGCGTACTCATCAATAAGTGGTATAAGGCTTTCAACCGCATTGGCTTCAAAGTTAAAAAATTTCGGCTTCAAAAGCTGAGGTGGTATCTTCGCACCCAATTTTAAAACTATGAAGGCAGGCATTTTAGGAGGTGGGCAATTAGGCAGAATGCTTTTACAGGCTGCTATAAATTACCCTGTAGAAACATATGTATTAGAGAACGATCCTGCCTGCCCTGCAGCTCATCTTTGCCATCACTTTGTATTGGGCGACATACGTGATTTTGATGCAGTCTACAATTTCGGAAAAGAGCTCGATGTCATCACAATAGAAATAGAAGCGGTAAATGTGGATGCGCTGGAGAAGTTGGAAAGCGAGGGGGTAAAAGTTTATCCCAAACCTTCTGCTATTCGTGTCATCAATAATAAGATCCTGCAAAAGGAATTTTATTACAGTCATGGTATTCCTTCCCCTGAATTTGTGACCACGCAAAATGCTGAAGGTCTGAAAGACTACTTAAACTTTTTGCCTGCAGTTCATAAACTAGCTTCTGGCGGATATGATGGACGTGGCGTGCAAATGCTGGTAACAGAAAAAGATTTAGATAAAGCGTTTGATGGCCCGGCCGTGCTTGAAAAACGCGTAAACATTAAGCAAGAAATTGCCATCATAGTAGCTATGAACGATAAAGGCGAGACTGCTATATATCCGCCTGCAGAAATGTTGTTTGATCCATTGCTAAACCAGCTGGATTTCCAGATAAGCCCTGCATTGGTACCCGATAAAGTTTTATGGAAAGCAGAAGCCTTCGCACTTAAAGTGATCATGCAGCTGAATAGCCCGGGACTTTTTGCAGTAGAAATGTTTGTTGATAATAATGATGAGGTGTGGGTGAACGAAACAGCGCCACGTGTTCACAACAGCGGTCACCATACAATAGAAGGTAATTATAGCAGCCAGTTTGATATGCTGTGGCGCGTATTACTGCATTATCCTCTTGGTCATACCGATGCTATACAATCTTCAGCTATAGTAAATGTGGTAGGTGCAGAAGGACATAAAGGTCTTGCTCATTACGAAGGACTGAATGAAGTACTAAAGTTGGATAATGTATTCGTGCATTTATACGGGAAAAAAGAAACCAAACCAGGAAGGAAGATGGGGCATGTAACCATCCTGAGCAACGACCGACAGGAACTCATTCACCAGGCCAACAGGATAAAGCATGTACTGAAGGTGGTGGCGAAGGGGGGATAAAGAAGTTTAAGGTTTAAAGTTTTAAGTTAGAAGTTGGAGGTTGGAGGTTTTGAAGAACTTCGGATGAACGATGTAAACCATAAACATCAAACAATAAAAATTAAACATCAAACACCTAACCTTAAACATCAAACATCAAACATAAGACAACAAAACAATGGCAGGTACATCACCTTTAGTAGGGATCATCATGGGCAGCGATAGCGATCTTTCTGTTATGCAAGCTGCTGCAGATGTAATGAAGCAGTTTGATATCTCTTTTGAATTGACCGTAGTATCGGCGCATCGTACGCCGCAGCGCATGGTGAAGTATGCGGAAACCGCTGCGCAACGAGGTTTGAAAGTTATCATTGCTGGTGCTGGTGGTGCCGCTCATTTACCTGGAATGGTAGCTGCTATAACTACTCTTCCTGTTATCGGTGTTCCTGTAAAATCCTCTAATAGTATTGATGGCTGGGATTCTATTCTGTCTATTCTTCAGATGCCAAATGGTGTACCTGTAGCTACTGTAGCACTGAATGCCGCTAAAAATGCAGGACTGCTGGCGGCACAAATTTTAGCTACAAGCAATGATGATCTAGCTACTAGAATGGCTGAATACAAACAACAAATGCAAACCCAGGTGGATGAAAAAATTGCTAAATTATCTGCTGATGGCTGGAGTAATTACTTCGACAGCTTGTAATGATGGAGCAATAAAACTTCTTCATTCTGCCACCCTAGATTTTCCTTCTGGCTCTTCTTTGGAGATTCACAATCAACAGTTGATCCTAATTGGTGACGATGCTTCCAGCATCCTACTCCTCGACAAGCAGTACAACCGCATTGACAGTCTGAGCATCGATACTTCTCATGTGGTGCGACTGGCAAAAAACATTAAACATGATTACGAAGCATCTGCCATCATACCATATAATGGTGTTGCTACTCTTATATGCTTCGGTTCTGGTTCCACCGATAAAAGAAAATCTGGCTTACTTATTCCACTGCCTGCTTCCGGCCAGTCGGTGCTGGAGGTGAAAGACCTTGCTGCTGTTTTTTCTGCCATAGAAAAAGCGGGGATCAAAGAAATAAATATAGAAGGTGCAGCCACTATAAATGACAAACTTGTACTGGTGAACAGGGCCAATCAACAGCAAACCCAGAACACCTTTATTATGCTTCCTGTAGCGGCAGTTCATGATACCGCAACACTCCATGTGCAGACCTGCAACATTCAGCTTCCTGCCAGTGAACTAATTGCAGGCATTTCCGGCCTGGCCTATTTAGCGGAAAAAGACATACTAATTTTTACTGCCTCTACAGAAGAAACCACCAATGCTTTTGATGATGGCGCTATTGGCGACAGTTACATTGGGATGATCAATAATGCTTCGTCAGCTTTACAATCAGGGCAGGTAAACGTAACTACATGGCATCAGTTACCTGCTGTTTCACCCCAGTTCGATGGGCAAAAAATTGAATCAATTGCAATAGAAAGTGTGAAAGGAGATAAAGTGATAGCACACCTTGTTGCTGATAATGATAAAGGCAATTCTGTTTTATTTAGAATAGCCATAGATTTATAACCATGAAGAAGTGGATCATCATTCCTGCTGTGGTATTGGCAGCCTTTCTTGCAGTTGGCTATACATGGTTCAGGCAACAGCAACATTCAGGTAAGGTAGAAGAAAAGGCTTTTGATGTCATCCTGCAAAACCTATTGCAGCACCAGGTAAACGAACTTTCGGTACAGCAACTAGATTCAAATTATGCTCGTTACATCATCCTGGACTCGAGGACTCAAGCAGAATTTGAGGTAAGCCATTTGCCTGGTGCCATTTGGATAGGAACTGAAAAAGACGAACAAATAAAACAGGTGCAAAGACTGCCAATAGACCAACCGGTGGTAGTGTATTGTTCAATAGGAATGAGAAGCGAAAAAGCAGCCATGCATCTACAAGAAACAGGTTTTGCTAATGTAAGCAACTTGTATGGGGGCATCTTCGAGTGGATCAACCAACAGAAGAGTTTGGTGAACGCAAAAGGCGCTACCAAAGATATTCATGGTTATAACCTGGTGTGGGCAAAATGGATCAGGAATGGTGAAGTGATCTTATGACCTAATAGCTGCTCTACAACTACTAGCACACCAGCTTCTACAACTTTAAAATAGCAAACTTCTGATCTAAAGCCAGTGAAACTTTATACAACTTCTCTATCCAATTCTTCCCAAAATTTGCATAAAACAAACTAAAGTTATCAACCCGCTCCTGCAGACCATTTTTAGGAAATAATTGGTCACGTAGTTTTTGCACTTGCCTTTGCTCTGCAGCATATTTACGCTTTTCAGCCCGCAGCATTTTCTTTTCCAGTTCATTCAAATGCTTCAGGTGACGTGTGCGTAAAGCTTCTACATGCTCTTTAAGTGTACCATCAATGGTAGAAGAAGCAACCGCCACTTTATCATAAACTGTTTCAATTGCGTCTATTTCTTCTTCCAGCGACAGCTTTACACCATTATGTTTTTTTATAAGCGTATGAACTAGTTGATCTGTAGAAGCAAACAATTCATCTATCTCAAAACCCAGTTTACCTGATGCCTGCAGTTGTTGCTCATTTACCATCATGAAAGAATTTCGCAATACCAGCACAGGAAAAGGAACAGCACATGCATTAAAAACTTCTTTTAACTCCATCCAATAAGCCAGCTCTCCACCACCACCAATAAATGCAATATTGGGCAGGATCATTTCCTGGAAGACGCCGCGCAATATAACATTGGCGCTGAACCGCTCAGGATGTTCATCTACTTCCTGTAACAATTCTGCTTCTTTCCAGTTTTTCTGAAGATTTACAACAACATATTCCTCCCCTGCCTTTTCTATTCTTTCGCGTTTATCTTCTATCAAGTAAAACAAATTGATAGGTCGTCCGCCAGCCTGCACTTTGTAATGCTGAGAAAGCGCTTCGCATGTTTGCTGAACCAGCGGATATGAAAACTGTTCAAGCAGTTCGCGCTTTACAACCTGGTTGAAAGGTTGTTTCAATGCTGCGTTATCTGGAATGAGCACCAGCAGGCCATAGGAAGCAAACAGTGCATTTACCAGTTCCAGCGTACACTGCTGTATAGAAGAACCTAATGTATAAGAACGTTTGAATAGATCCACTAGTTCCTGCCCATAAGGATGAATAAGTAGTTGTCCTTCCATTTCACTGATAAGGGAAATGAATGCTTTATCAACTTTCATCCTGCCAACAGCACCTGTTTGAGCTGTATTCCACTTATAGTTTTTGCCATCGATGGTGATGTGTCCTAACTCATCAAGATCTGCATCCTCGCTGCCCATATAATAAACCGGAACAAAATTATAAGCAGGCAGCTGTTGCCTTAGCTCATCAGCCAGTTTTATGGCATGCAGAATTTTGTAAATAAAGTATAGGTGGCCGGTAAAAATATTGGGCTGATGTGCCGTGCAAATAGTAAAAGTGTTATCCAGTAGCAACTCATCCAGGTATTGCTGCTGAAGAGCAGATAAATCAATGGAGGCATACTGAGCCCGAAGCTGGTCTACCAAAAGCTGCCTGTCTGTTATGTATGACCTGCGATCTTCAATTGCCGCTTTTATTCCTTCTAAAGTAGGTGCGTGAGTATAGAAAGGCTTGAGTTTTTCATCCTGCGCCAGGTAATCTGTTACTATGGTAGAGAATGAGCCGGTCTGTTGGTAAGGCAGGTAAATACAATTGGTTTCCATGCGAGGTGCAAGTTAGGTAAAACCAAGGTTTGTGCAGGCAGGCGTGCTGAACCCAGTAGCCGATGAGAAGGAATTTCTTTTTCAATGATCTTACTGTCAGCAGCAAGATTTACATTCACTGGCAGAAATATTAAAATATGAAGCCAACTTTTATCTTGATAATTCTGATAGCCTTTTCAAGTACTCTACTCGCTCAAAAACATGAAACCAATATTACACTTGGGCCACTTGTGTCTGTACCCACTTACGTCTTACTAAATAAGCAGTGGAAAACTGGCTTTGGCATGGAGGCTATGGCTCAATACAATTTCACAAACAGATCTGTGCTTTTGCTGCAAACCAGTTTTGCCAGCCATGGATTGAAGAATGCTCCAGGCCAGCATTCAGGCACGAAGCAAAACATCAATATTTTCTCATTTCGCGGAGGCTACAAATACGTCTTTGGCAGTTCCGGATGGTATGTAAATGGTTCAGCAGGTCCGGAATATAAAACAGCCAGCAACGTAGAATTTTCTTATCTAATTGGTGCAGGAAAACGAATAAATCTTACAGAGGATTACTTCGTTGATGCTGGAGTAGACTACATCAGTGGCGGTACCAATGTGCGGTTAAACTTTAAGGCGCTGTTTAGCATTTGGCGCAACCGCAAAAGCTAGTTTCTAAAATAATAGGCAGAAACAAAATCCTAAGAAAGAAAACCTGGAGACAGAACTTCTACTCCATCTCCAGGTTATAAAAATTACTTCAACTTCATATCTGTGATGATTGCCTGGATCTTGGCATCCAGTTCCTGTTCTACTTCAGCAAATTTATCAGCACTTTCCAGCGGAGCATTCACACTGAAATAAAATTTGATTTTTGGCTCGGTACCACTCGGCCTTGCACTTACCTTAGACCCGTCTTCCAGTACAAACTGCAGTACATTACTCTTTGGTAAAGCAATATCAGACACCTCTCCTACCTGCAGGTTGCGCGCTACCTGCTCCTGGTAATCAAGCAGGCGAACCACAGGCGAACCATTAATGGTAGTCGGAGGATTATCACGGTAGCTCTTCATCATCTCAGCTATTTCTTCTGCACCGCGCATACCTTTTTTAGTTATGCTTATCAATCCCTCTTTGAAAGCTCCGTATTGTACGTACAGGTCAATCATTTTTTCGTACAAGCTGCGACCTTTATCCTTTTCAAAAGCAGCCATTTCACAAAGCATAGCTACAGCAGAAATTGCATCTTTATCTCTTATCTTATCACCTATCATCAGGCCATAGCTTTCCTCACCTCCTACTATGTAATTCTCTTCACCCAGCTTGGACTCTATCAATTCAGCTATCCATTTGAAACCGGTAAGCACATTATAACACTTCACCTCGTTTTCTGCTGCTATACGGTCAATCATTTCGGTGGTAACAATTGTTTTAACCACCATATCGTTTGGTTCCGCTATTCCTTTTGTTTTGCGCGCCTCAATCATGTAATTGAAAGCA
Coding sequences within it:
- a CDS encoding aspartate kinase; this translates as MQVFKFGGASVNSVERIQNIPNIILPYQGQSLVVIISAMGKTTNALEKVAEAFFAGKKEEALNLFEAIKQSHLTTAKYLLVTTYNQTLEELVNFFTEVEWLLHDNPVQEFDYYYDQIVCVGELLSTCIVSAYLNEKGVANQWLDVRDILRTDDTFRDANIDWNVTKQNLYNSPIKDNGKIYITQGFIGSTDENESTTLGREGSDYTAAIFANLLNAENLTIWKDVAGVMSADPKEFPEASFLAELNFNETIEMAFYGAQVIHPKTIKPLQNKNIPLHVRSFINPLEAGTTVSGKAVKGLPPVIVVKKNQAILHLHSQDFSFVGEQPMSLLYKIFGEVKVRPNLIQTGAINVLLCVDDHEEKISNLAAAASECFDVQVEKGLSLLTIRHYTPEVLDSMTANADIVLIQKTQETVQVLYR
- a CDS encoding 5-(carboxyamino)imidazole ribonucleotide synthase encodes the protein MKAGILGGGQLGRMLLQAAINYPVETYVLENDPACPAAHLCHHFVLGDIRDFDAVYNFGKELDVITIEIEAVNVDALEKLESEGVKVYPKPSAIRVINNKILQKEFYYSHGIPSPEFVTTQNAEGLKDYLNFLPAVHKLASGGYDGRGVQMLVTEKDLDKAFDGPAVLEKRVNIKQEIAIIVAMNDKGETAIYPPAEMLFDPLLNQLDFQISPALVPDKVLWKAEAFALKVIMQLNSPGLFAVEMFVDNNDEVWVNETAPRVHNSGHHTIEGNYSSQFDMLWRVLLHYPLGHTDAIQSSAIVNVVGAEGHKGLAHYEGLNEVLKLDNVFVHLYGKKETKPGRKMGHVTILSNDRQELIHQANRIKHVLKVVAKGG
- a CDS encoding L,D-transpeptidase family protein — translated: MKEFRLLVIFLVAGFVAHAQPSFIDFQRTYPRVASALRGKEEMLKNEFAAQGLRWPAKQMYIRSFKYDSQLEVWVRNASDEPFKLFKTYKVCALAGGMGPKRMEGDYQVPEGFYYINEFNPKSNYHLSLGINYPNPSDRVLSDSARPGGEIYIHGNCITVGCIPIQNPQIEELYVLAAHAKTHGQDFIPVHIFPIRYNNKKSLEYLAKATKDDKDLQKFAIKIKEVFDYFEENKKLPLICINKNGDYLVM
- a CDS encoding DUF6929 family protein, whose amino-acid sequence is MKKLLNYLLMAGVITSTACNDGAIKLLHSATLDFPSGSSLEIHNQQLILIGDDASSILLLDKQYNRIDSLSIDTSHVVRLAKNIKHDYEASAIIPYNGVATLICFGSGSTDKRKSGLLIPLPASGQSVLEVKDLAAVFSAIEKAGIKEINIEGAATINDKLVLVNRANQQQTQNTFIMLPVAAVHDTATLHVQTCNIQLPASELIAGISGLAYLAEKDILIFTASTEETTNAFDDGAIGDSYIGMINNASSALQSGQVNVTTWHQLPAVSPQFDGQKIESIAIESVKGDKVIAHLVADNDKGNSVLFRIAIDL
- a CDS encoding outer membrane beta-barrel protein yields the protein MKPTFILIILIAFSSTLLAQKHETNITLGPLVSVPTYVLLNKQWKTGFGMEAMAQYNFTNRSVLLLQTSFASHGLKNAPGQHSGTKQNINIFSFRGGYKYVFGSSGWYVNGSAGPEYKTASNVEFSYLIGAGKRINLTEDYFVDAGVDYISGGTNVRLNFKALFSIWRNRKS
- a CDS encoding rhodanese-like domain-containing protein, which gives rise to MKKWIIIPAVVLAAFLAVGYTWFRQQQHSGKVEEKAFDVILQNLLQHQVNELSVQQLDSNYARYIILDSRTQAEFEVSHLPGAIWIGTEKDEQIKQVQRLPIDQPVVVYCSIGMRSEKAAMHLQETGFANVSNLYGGIFEWINQQKSLVNAKGATKDIHGYNLVWAKWIRNGEVIL
- the purE gene encoding 5-(carboxyamino)imidazole ribonucleotide mutase, with product MAGTSPLVGIIMGSDSDLSVMQAAADVMKQFDISFELTVVSAHRTPQRMVKYAETAAQRGLKVIIAGAGGAAHLPGMVAAITTLPVIGVPVKSSNSIDGWDSILSILQMPNGVPVATVALNAAKNAGLLAAQILATSNDDLATRMAEYKQQMQTQVDEKIAKLSADGWSNYFDSL
- the hppD gene encoding 4-hydroxyphenylpyruvate dioxygenase, encoding MDTLIATNISADTQTDFLPLQGTDYVEFYVGNAKQAAHFYKTAFGFQSLAYAGPETGVKDKASYVIRQNKLTFVLTTPLRPNNPIADHIYKHGDGVKVLALRVDDATDAYEQTTKRGGKPYLEPTKLSDDNGEVVLSGIHTYGDTVHLFVERKNYNGVFMPGYRKWESSYNPTETGLLYVDHCVGNVGWNQMNPWVKFYEDVMGFRNILTFDDNDISTEYSALMSKVMSNGNGFVKFPINEPAEGKKKSQVEEYLDFYNGEGVQHVAIATNNIIETVSELQRRGVEFLSIPESYYQTVLDRVGKIDEDLQPLQNLGILIDRDDEGYLLQIFTKPVEDRPTLFFEIIQRKGAKSFGKGNFKALFEALEREQDARGNL
- the bshC gene encoding bacillithiol biosynthesis cysteine-adding enzyme BshC, with product METNCIYLPYQQTGSFSTIVTDYLAQDEKLKPFYTHAPTLEGIKAAIEDRRSYITDRQLLVDQLRAQYASIDLSALQQQYLDELLLDNTFTICTAHQPNIFTGHLYFIYKILHAIKLADELRQQLPAYNFVPVYYMGSEDADLDELGHITIDGKNYKWNTAQTGAVGRMKVDKAFISLISEMEGQLLIHPYGQELVDLFKRSYTLGSSIQQCTLELVNALFASYGLLVLIPDNAALKQPFNQVVKRELLEQFSYPLVQQTCEALSQHYKVQAGGRPINLFYLIEDKRERIEKAGEEYVVVNLQKNWKEAELLQEVDEHPERFSANVILRGVFQEMILPNIAFIGGGGELAYWMELKEVFNACAVPFPVLVLRNSFMMVNEQQLQASGKLGFEIDELFASTDQLVHTLIKKHNGVKLSLEEEIDAIETVYDKVAVASSTIDGTLKEHVEALRTRHLKHLNELEKKMLRAEKRKYAAEQRQVQKLRDQLFPKNGLQERVDNFSLFYANFGKNWIEKLYKVSLALDQKFAILKL